The DNA window TGCGCAGCTGCCCGTGGTGCACCTTGGCGGTGAAGACGTACGCCTTGTGGATCAGCTCGATATTCGCGGACGGGTGGGTCGCCTGCACCCGGTCCACGATGTCCATGAGACGGAGCAAAAGGGATTCGCCGACCCGGCGCTATAGTACGCGAACCTTCCCCTGGGCGATCTCCCGTAGCGAGATCACCGTCGGTTTCTCCCCCCGACCGGTCGTGTCGATCGTCGCTCCCGCGCCCGTGTAGAGCTGTTTCGCGCGCTTGGCCGCCACCACGGTGAGCTTGAAGTGGTTGTCCACCTGACGCAGGCAATCTTCAACCGTTACTCGAGCCATCCCGTTCCTCTCCCTCTTTTCCAAGGATCCGGCCGACGACGCCGATCGTGCGTTCCCGGCGAAGCCGCCGCGCGCGCACGATCCACTCCACCTGCCTGACCGCGGTTTCCAGGTCGTCGTTCACGACCAGGTAGTCGTATTTCCCAAGTTCCCCGATCTCGCGCCGGGCCGCCGCGAGGCGACGTTCGATCTCCTGCCGGCTGTCCCGGGCCCGCGCGGTGAGCCGCGCCCGGAGCGTCTCCCAGTCGGGCGGCAGGATGCCGATCCGGACCGCCCCGGGTACCGCCGCCTTTACGGAGGCGCCTCCCTGGACGTCGATCTCGAGCACGGCGTCCAATCCTTTGGACACGATCGCCTCGACCGCATGTCGCGAGGTCCCGTACCGGCACCCAAAAACCGAAGCGGTCTCCAAAAACTCATTCGATTCTAACATATTACCAAATTTTTCCTCATCCACGAAATAATAATCCACGCCGTCCCTCTCCCCCGGCTTCCTCTCCCTCGTCGTGCAGGAGACGGAGAGGGAAAGACCCTCCACGCGGGCGAGGAGCGCCCGGCAGATCGTCGTCTTCCCGGAGCCCGAGGGGGCCGATATCACGAAGATGTCGCCGCGCGTCACATCGTCCTCCGGTTCAAAGATACGGGAATATGCAAACTCCGGGCACGGCGCCTCCGGGACTCCCCCTTGGGCTACGTCGCCTCGGAGGGCGGGGCTCCGTTCGTGGCTCGCCGTGCGATGAACCTGCACGGCTGCGCACCCCCTCCTGCGGCCACTCCGCCGGACCCTCCCGTTGCGTGCGCACTGCGTACATAGCTCCGGTCACTCGATGTTCTGGATCTGCTCGCGGACCTTTTCGAGCTCGGTCTTGGCCGCCACGACGAGGGCCGACACCCCCGCGTGGGCGGACTTGGTCCCGGCGGTGTTGAGCTCCCGGAAGATCTCCTGGACGAGGAAGTCGAACCGCTTCCCCACGGCGTCCCCCGGGGACCGGAACAGCGCGTCGACGGCCGTCAGGTGGGACGCGAGCCGGTCGCACTCCTCGGTGATGTCGAGCCGGTCGAGCAGGATCGCGGCCTCCTGGTGCAGGCGAACCGGATCGAGCCCCGCCTCGGCGGACAGCGCGGCGATCCGCTCCCGGAGCCGGGCGACCGCCTGCTCCCTGTTCTCCGCGGCGAGCGACCGGATCTCCCGCGCGAGGACCGCGAGACGCGCCACCGACTCCTGGAGGACTCGCTTCATCCGGTCCCCCTCCTCCGCCCGGGCGCGGCCGAGCATCTCGAGGGCGTCCCGGACCGCCCCCTCGACCACCGGCCAGAGGAACTCCGCCGGATCGTCCCCGGCGGGAGCCGCCTGGAACAGGTCCGGCACCGCCAGCAGGTCCCGCAGCGTCACCTCGCCGCCGACCCCGTACTCGCCGCGGATCCGATTCGCCTCGTCCAGGAACGACCGCAGCAGTTTGTCGTCGACGCGCAGCCCGGCCCCAAGCTTCCCCCACTCCCGCACGTTCACGTACAGGTCGACCTTCCCGCGGCGCACCGTGTCGCGGACGATCCCCCGGATCTTCGGCTCCCATGACAGGAACCGGCCCGGGCACCGCGTGTGAAGGTCGAGGAAGCGGTGGTTCACGGTGCGCACCTCGACCGTGACGGAAACCTCCTCCCCGTGGCGCTCCCCCCGGCCGAACCCCGTCATGCTCATCCACACGGGCGTTTTCCCCCTCCGGCTTCCCGTTCCCGGCCGCGCATTTCGACCGCGCGGAGGAGTTTTTCGGCGGTGATCGGCGCGGTGCCCACCTCCCCGACGACGACGCTGGCGGCGACGTTGGCGAGCACCGCGGCTTCGCGCATCGTGGCCCCGGCGGCGAGGCAGGCGGCCAGGGTCCCGATCACCGTGTCCCCCGCGCCGGTGACGTCGAACACCTGCCGCGCGAACGCGGGAACGTGAAAGCAGGCGTTGCGCCCCCGCTCGACCAGCGTCATCCCCTCTTCGCCGCGCGTGATGAGGACCGCCTTCGACCGGCCCGCCCGGAGGAGGTCCTTCCCGGCCTCCCACACGTCGAGGTCGGTCGCGAACTCCCGTCCCCCGAGGGCGGCCTGCGCCTCCCCCTTGTTCGGGGTGATGATCGTGCAGCCCCGGTAGAAGGAGATATCGGACCGCTTCGGATCGACGGCGACGAAGATCCCTTTCCGGTTCGCCGCCGCGGTCACCTCCCGGACCAACCCGGCGGTCAGCGCCCCCTT is part of the Deltaproteobacteria bacterium CG2_30_66_27 genome and encodes:
- a CDS encoding YicC family protein codes for the protein MTGFGRGERHGEEVSVTVEVRTVNHRFLDLHTRCPGRFLSWEPKIRGIVRDTVRRGKVDLYVNVREWGKLGAGLRVDDKLLRSFLDEANRIRGEYGVGGEVTLRDLLAVPDLFQAAPAGDDPAEFLWPVVEGAVRDALEMLGRARAEEGDRMKRVLQESVARLAVLAREIRSLAAENREQAVARLRERIAALSAEAGLDPVRLHQEAAILLDRLDITEECDRLASHLTAVDALFRSPGDAVGKRFDFLVQEIFRELNTAGTKSAHAGVSALVVAAKTELEKVREQIQNIE
- a CDS encoding guanylate kinase — protein: MTRGDIFVISAPSGSGKTTICRALLARVEGLSLSVSCTTRERKPGERDGVDYYFVDEEKFGNMLESNEFLETASVFGCRYGTSRHAVEAIVSKGLDAVLEIDVQGGASVKAAVPGAVRIGILPPDWETLRARLTARARDSRQEIERRLAAARREIGELGKYDYLVVNDDLETAVRQVEWIVRARRLRRERTIGVVGRILGKEGEERDGSSNG
- a CDS encoding DNA-directed RNA polymerase subunit omega, with the protein product MARVTVEDCLRQVDNHFKLTVVAAKRAKQLYTGAGATIDTTGRGEKPTVISLREIAQGKVRVL